The nucleotide window CGCCGGCTTCGTGCCAGGAACGGCTGTGTACGCAAACGGTTTGCAGCCGCGGCGCGTGCGTCGAGGCCCACGTCATGAATTGGGCCATTTTGTCGTATCCGCTATTCAAGGAATGCGGCAGTTGACCTTCGAGAACCATCACCCCGATGGGGTTCATCTCGATGCAGCCGCGCACTTCTGCCAAGTTAATGTTGCGCTTCTTGCACAGTGCAGCCAGTAGCGCCGCGAAAGGAATCGCCGCCGCGCCGGAACGCACAAACAGCGCCACCTTGCTCAGGTCAATGCCATCCAAGGCCTTGTCCAGATCATCCAGCGTCGCCACCGACAACCCGCGTTCGCCCACGCCGCCCGTCAGGGCTTTGTCCGGGTCCACGCCTTTGCGCGTGGCCTGATCCACCACGAGGTTGATGGCGGTCAATCCCCGGCTGATTGCTGCGCGGGCCACGGCATTGAACTCGGAAGGACACGCACCGACAATTTCCTGGGAGACATCCCAGGATTTGGTCAGGTACCCGGCGGCTTTATCGCCGCGTACATAGGGGGCAAAACCGGGAAAGGAATTCAGGTGCGCGACCTGGGTCAGGTCTTTCTGGCAATAGATCGGCTGTAGCGTGATGCCTTCGTAGGTTTTGGTCAGCAGTTTTTTATCAAAGGGCGCGCCTTTGAGTTCTGCTTCCACCGTTTTCTTCCACTGTTCATAGGTGGTGGCGGGAAATTCCTCGCGCAATCGCAAGGGAACGTCCTGGGAACGTACACTGGTGTTTTGCATAATGAGTACTGGTTAAGGGATAATATATCAGACTTCTTGCACGGTGACTAATCGGCGATGGCCATTCACGGTAATCGCGAGATGATGAGTCCCGACTTTACTTGGAACGGCTGGACTAAACGCCGGGGCGGGAGCGGGTGTTGGAGCCGGAGCGGGCGCAACTTCAGCCTTGGGTTCAGGCGCCGGAACGGCCGGCTTGGGCTTGTACAGCGCCTCCACTTGTTGCGGAAACATGGCATACAGCACGGCGGTCTCGTCATTCTCCGGCAACCCCTTCTCACGCAATTGCTCTCGCAACTTCGTCATGCCAGGCGGCAACAAATCTGCCGGACGACCGGTGATGGGCTTTTGTCCCGTCTCTTTTTCGATGTTGGCCAGCACATCCTTGTCCACCGGCCCGGGGGTGTTGCCATATTTGCCCAGCGCGATATCCATGGCTTGCTGCGAAATCTTTTTCCAGCGGCCAAACTTGACGTTGAGCATGGCTTGGGTGCCAACAATCTGCGAGGTGGGGGTCACCAGCGGGATGTATCCCAAGCAGGCGCGCACATACGGAATCTCTTTCAACACCTCGTCGAACTTGCCATCCATCCCTTGCTCTTTGAGTTGCGTGCGGAAATTGCTCAACATGCCGCCCGGCACTTGATACATGAGGATGTCGGCATCCACCTTTTCATTGGCGGGGCTGGTGAATTTCCCCAGGTCCTTATAGACGCCTGCAAAATACGCTTGCAGTTTGAACAGCGCCTCGACATCAAATTTCGGGCAGCGCGGGTTGCCTTCCAGCAGCGCCAACATGCGCACGGTATCTGGTTGGGCGGTGCCGTTGGCAAACGGGACAATGGAGGTCTCCACCGCATCCACTCCGGCATCAATGGCGGCGACATAGGCGCTAGCGGCCAGACCCGCCGTGTCGTGGCTGTGCAATGTGATGGGGATGCGCACCCGTTTCTTGAGTTCACGCACCAACTCGGCGGCGACGCCCGGCTTGATCAAGCCGGCCATGTCCTTGATGCCGATGGAATGGCAGCCCATCTTTTCCAATTCCACGCCCATCTTTACAAAGGCACTGGTCGTATGTACCGGGCTGGTGGTATAGCAAATCTCGCCACGCGCGTGTTTGCCGGCCTTGATCACCGCGCGGATGGCGGTTTGCAGGTTGCGCACGTCGTTGCAGGCGTCGAAAATTCGGAAAATATCCATGCCGGCGCGGGCGGAGCATTGCACAAACGCCTCGACCACATCATCCGGAAAGCTGGTGTACTGGACGATGTTCTGCCCCCGCAGTAGCATGATATGGGGCGTTTTTGGCGCGGCCTGTTTGAGCGCGCGCAGGCGGTCAAACGGGTTCTCGTTCAGGAACCGCAGGCAGGCATCAATGGTGGCCCCGCCCCACGTTTCCAATCCGGCAAACCCGAGTCCATCGAGCTGCGGCGCGACCGGCAGCATTTGGGCGGTGGTCATGCGGGTGGCGGCCAGCGATTGATGGCCGTCGCGCAGGACCGTATTATTAAACAACACAGGTTTCATAGTCTGCTATAATTTAGCGTCTCTAATGCAATCTATATTAACAAATGTTTTGCATTCAAGCTTGATGCATCACAATAACTGCTCAAAGCGAGGTTAAGTTAGCCGCAATATTTTTGAACGCATAGCCAAATCTTGCGCTTGTTTCGACAATATTTGCAGATAATACATTTTAGGGCAAGACAATTGCTTCAACTGGGGTTATCTTAACCCAGGCCATGAATGAAACACGCGCTGATCATTCCGCGTCGTCTGGAGGACCACACACTTCCAGTGGCACCGGCTTTTCCGGCGAGGTCGTTTACATTTACGCGTTTGATCTGGCGTACGACATGACCAGCCTGACTCAGCACACGTTGCTTGGCCAGCCGCTGGCGGAATTTTACGTGGACTCCGATAAACGTAATCCGCGCCACCTGCTGCTGCACCGGCCTCGTATGGCGCGGCTGCCGCTGTTGGAGCGGATCGGGCCGCACGGCGTCGTGCGAATCGAGCGCACCATCAAGCTGTTGCCGGTGGGAGCAATCAGCATCACGGTGCGCGTGCCGTTCCAGGTACAACGCCTTGAAGACCTGGTGGCCTATCATGATCTCCGCTTTGATAATGGTGATTTGTACAGCGAGGTGCGACAACTGGCCGAGGCGGTGCGCCTGGAATTACACCCCATGCTCATCCGCCCGGTCGCCACGATGGCCGAAGAAGAGGCGTACACGGTTTTTTGCATCAAAGCGCCGTTGCGGGGTGACGATGGGCGTCCACTCAACGCGGAACAGTGGTTCCTCCAGCATCGCCGCCTAGTGGCTTCGCTGCTGACGCAGGAATCCAATCCGCAGGACCTCTCACGGCAGGAAGCGGAGGAATCCACCGGCCGTTTTTTGAGCTACTACGAAAACGACCTGGTGGTGCTGGACTGGGATGCCGCGTTGATTGTGGATGAACCCCGGGATATTGACGAGACGCTGTACTTGTTGGAACTGGCCAATTTCCAGTTGGCGGAATTGGAGGCCTACGACCGATTGCTGGACGAGGTGCTGGAGCGCTCCTATCGGGACATGACCGGGCGTTCCGAGCGCAACCGCCGGCTGGTCATGAAAGATTTGCGGGAAATCCGGGTGGACCTCGCCCGCCTCAGTGACGAACTGTCCAATATCACCAAGTTTTTTGGCGACTGGCATCTGGCGCGGATTTACGCGGCCATCTCGGATCGCTTCCACCTGGCCGACTGGCATCACACGATTGACGAGAAGCTCAAGACACTGGATGAGTTGTATCAATTGCTCAGTCAGGAACATAACAACCGCCTCATGCTGATTCTGGAAGTCGCCATCGTCGTCCTGTTTGTCATTGACATCATTAAGCTCCTGTTCTATTAACCAATCAAGCATTGGCCGTTAGCCCGATTAACAATGACGACCGCAAACCAAAGAACTATTATGAATAAATATTGGTTCCTCCTTCCTGTGGCCTGCCTGGTTGGCACCTGTGACACCTGCTGCGCTGCAGAACGTGAACCGCGCGATTCCGTCCCCACCGAGCGCACGTCCCCAGCGGTTCCTGAACGGGCGCGCGAGGTCGCTCGCAAACTTGAAGCCGACCGGACAGAATTACGCGAGCTGGAAACGGCCGGCAAGCGCGAGGAAATGGAGGCGGTGCGCCGACGAATAGCCGAACTGGAACGCACGCTGCGTCCGGATGCCAATGTGGAACGGGCACCTGCCGAGCGCCGGGAGAATGCCCGCCGCCCGGCGGCGGAACGGCAAGACCGGGAACCCGGTGTCCGGCGTCCGGGTGGCGCGGCCCAACTGACGCCGGAAGAGCTGGAAGAACGCACCAAGCACGTGAACCAGGCTATCGAACATTTGCGCGCCGCCGGGCTGAACGAAGTGGCGGATAGTCTCAACCGCAGCCTTGTGCCTAATCTGGGGAACATTCCGCGCCTGCAGCCGGGCCATGTCGAACGCATGCCGATGCTTCCTCGCACGGATGCCACCACCGAACGTGTCGCCCGCATGGAGGCGGAAATCCGCGAACTGCGCGAAATGGTTCAAAACCTGAGCCGCCGAGGTAAAATTGAAGGGGAACCGCCGAGGTAATCGGAGCAACCCGAGTATGAAGTACGCACGGCAACTCTCCCGGCTGGCTTGGCTGATCATCCTGCTGGCAAC belongs to Verrucomicrobiota bacterium and includes:
- a CDS encoding pyruvate carboxylase subunit B, yielding MKPVLFNNTVLRDGHQSLAATRMTTAQMLPVAPQLDGLGFAGLETWGGATIDACLRFLNENPFDRLRALKQAAPKTPHIMLLRGQNIVQYTSFPDDVVEAFVQCSARAGMDIFRIFDACNDVRNLQTAIRAVIKAGKHARGEICYTTSPVHTTSAFVKMGVELEKMGCHSIGIKDMAGLIKPGVAAELVRELKKRVRIPITLHSHDTAGLAASAYVAAIDAGVDAVETSIVPFANGTAQPDTVRMLALLEGNPRCPKFDVEALFKLQAYFAGVYKDLGKFTSPANEKVDADILMYQVPGGMLSNFRTQLKEQGMDGKFDEVLKEIPYVRACLGYIPLVTPTSQIVGTQAMLNVKFGRWKKISQQAMDIALGKYGNTPGPVDKDVLANIEKETGQKPITGRPADLLPPGMTKLREQLREKGLPENDETAVLYAMFPQQVEALYKPKPAVPAPEPKAEVAPAPAPTPAPAPAFSPAVPSKVGTHHLAITVNGHRRLVTVQEV